The DNA region AAACTATTAGAGCTAGAAAGAGCCATAGATATTATTGAATGTGATCTTTTCATCTATGAGTGGAAAAATTAAGACCAGAAGAAGTTATGTGGCTTTCCTAAAGGCACATTATTTGACAGGTGTGGACCTGGATGTTAAACCTATCTCATAACTGTTTACTACACAGGCTTCCTTCTTAAATGGGTGTAAAGCAGTCACAGTCAAAACTTTCATCTTTATGAATTTTGCTGTTGAATATACCACAAGAGGAACTATATATACTTAACTCCCACCCTCATCAAAAATAGTTTCCCTCTGGTAATTTAAAtccagacaaaaagaaagaaatcagttaGCTACCATTCACATAGGAAAGGAATCTCTAATGATATTTTGTTATCTAAATGAGAGTTTTCTATTAAGCCCAGATATCTCTTATTCACAGTTTCTTGTACTCTATCTGTTGTGCTCTGCTCACCTCTCCACCCCTCAATCTCCACCCACTCAAGGGGACTCAGAATCTCATTTAAGTcatatgtttgcattttaaaCTGATATTTCAACCAAAGGAGTCAAAGCAGCCACAGGATTTAAAATTGTATATCTGTCTTGGACTACAAAATAGGCAGAGATAGTTTGTATTATACTCAGACCAAGTTGCTGCAGAGGGAAATTTCAGTGCAGGCAGTAGATGGGGCAGGAGAGAGATGACATGGTATGGGACCACCTGGCCCAGGTCACCTGAcgtgcttttttaaaatatagaggtTCTGCTCCTCAGACATACTGAATCAGATTCTGTGGGATGTGGTGTAGGGGGATGGGCGGTGGGCAGGGTGGATTAGAGACTGCACATTGGTACCCATAGTAAGTTTTCTAAGTGATTCTTAGcaacactttgagaaccacaggTATAGAGAGAAGAAAACTGGAGGATGAGTTCAAAGAAATGATTTATAGTTGTGTTAACTGTCTGATTTAGAGCATGTCCTTTGACTTCTCAACTTCCCCATCTGAGTCTATTAGATTGCTCTCTAATCTGATTCTGAACTTCTCCAATTCTAAGTTTTTCTCTGAACTTTGAGCCaatggagagagaagggaggctCCCTAAGCCAGCCAGCTGGAATACTCACTCTGAGCCCCATGAGGAAATAGAGGACACTGATGACAATCATTGGGAGGATGTAGAAAAGGAAGGAGGTGACCTGGATGATGAAACTGTAGATCCACATGGGCTTTACAATGGCGCAGGTTGCAGAGCCTGGGACCAAGGACCCGTTGGGGAAGAACTGGAACTTGATGCCATGGATGCTGGTGTTGGGCAGAGAGAAGAGGACGGAGAAGCCCCAGATAGCGGCCAGGATCCTGAGTGCCCGCCGCCGGGTGCTCTCTAGCTTGGCGCGGAGCGGGTGGAGGATGGCCACGTAGCGCTCCACACTGAGGGTGGTGACACTGAGGATGGAGGCAAAGCACACAGTCTCGAAGAGGCCGGTCTTGAAGTAGCAGCCCACAGGCCCAAGCAGGAAAGGGTCGTTGTGCCACATCTCATAGACTTCCAGGGGCATCCCAAGGAGCAGGACCAGGAGGTCAGAAACAGCCAAGCTGAAGAGGTAGTAGTTGGTGGGCGTCTTCATATTCTGGTGCCATAGAATCACCAGGCACACCAGGAGATTGCCCACGACCCCGACCACAAAAATCAGCGCATACACCACAGTCACAGGGAGGAAGAGGTGGCTGCGCTGAGGCCCGCAGAGGAACGCTAAGCAGTCCAAGGTGCTGTTCAGGTATTTCTCGAATGGATCTTCCAGTTCTTGCTGGTGCATCCAGGAAGCAGTCTCACCTTTTTCCATCACTGAAATTAAATCCGGAAACTGAGCCTCTCCTGGTCTGAGGCTGTGTCCCAAGCTGagccagaaaggaaagagaaagcagtCAGGGATGCACGGGCTCAGTGAATGAGGTCGGCAGAGAGTGAGCGCTTCACACTGAAGGTTGGGCTGCTCAGAAGGGTGAAGCCTTCTAAAGAGCCGCCTTCACAGA from Choloepus didactylus isolate mChoDid1 chromosome 13, mChoDid1.pri, whole genome shotgun sequence includes:
- the NMUR2 gene encoding LOW QUALITY PROTEIN: neuromedin-U receptor 2 (The sequence of the model RefSeq protein was modified relative to this genomic sequence to represent the inferred CDS: deleted 1 base in 1 codon; substituted 1 base at 1 genomic stop codon) is translated as MEKGETASWMHQQELEDPFEKYLNSTLDCLAFLCGPQRSHLFLPVTVVYALIFVVGVVGNLLVCLVILWHQNMKTPTNYYLFSLAVSDLLVLLLGMPLEVYEMWHNDPFLLGPVGCYFKTGLFETVCFASILSVTTLSVERYVAILHPLRAKLESTRRRALRILAAIWGFSVLFSLPNTSIHGIKFQFFPNGSLVPGSATCAIVKPMWIYSFIIQVTSFLFYILPMIVISVLYFLMGLRLKKDQSLEVDEMTADIQRPSRKSATKMLFVLVLVFAICWAPFHVDRLFFSFVEEWTDSLAAVFNLIHVVSGVFFYLSTAVNPIIYNLLSCRFRAAFRNVISPSCKQWHTQDPPQGTPVQQNTFLTEYHLVELNEDAGPQFPCHSSICTSHLSTGLRIXQVPRKKL